In Arthrobacter sp. CJ23, the genomic window CAGATCTGCTGGACGCGGTCCATGGCCTCCACCAGCGGGGCGTTGGCCGGGAACAGTGCAGCTTCCGGCCAGTCGGCCAGGTGCACCGAGCGGCCGCCTGTCAGTCCGCGCCAGATCTCTTCCGAGATCAGCGGCAGGAGCGGGGCGGAGACGCGGCACACGGCCTCGAGGGCGGTGTAGAGGGCGTCGAAGGCGTCGGTGTTCTCGTCGAAGAAGCGCTGGCGGCTGCGGCGCACGTACCAGTTGGTCAGCATGTCCAGATAGCCGCGCAGATCGTCGCAGGCGCCGGAGATGTCGTAGTTGTCCAGCTTGTCCGTGATATCGCGGACGAGGTCCCCCGTGTTGGCCAGGAGGTACTGGTCCATGGTGTCGGCGTAGCCGTCATAGCGCAGCTTCGCGTCGTAGCCCGATCCGCCGTTCGCAGCGTTGGTGTACAGCGTGAAGAAGCTGTACACGTTCCACAGCGGCAGGATGACCTGGCGGACGCCGTCGCGGATGCCCTGTTCGGTGACCACCAGGTTGCCGCCGCGCAGGATGGGGCTGGCCATGAGGAACCAGCGCATGGCATCGGAACCGTCGCGGTCCAGGACCTCGGAGACGTCCGGGTAGTTGCGCAGGCTCTTGGACATCTTCTGGCCGTCCGAGCCGAGCACGATGCCGTGGCTGATGACGTTGCGGAACGCGGGGCGGTCAAACAGTGCGGTGGACAGGATGTGCAGCATGTAGAACCAGCCGCGGGTCTGGCCGATGTACTCCACGATGAAGTCCGCGGGGTTGTGCGTGTCGAACCAGTCCTGGTTCTGGAACGGGTAGTGGACCTGGCCATAGGGCATGGAGCCGGAGTCGAACCAGACGTCCAGGACGTCCTCGACGCGGCGCATCACGGACTGGCCCTCTTCGGGCGTGCGGGGGTCGTCCGGGTTGGGCCGGGTCAGTTCATCGATGAACGGGCGGTGCAGGTCAACCTGGCCGTCGTTGTTCAGCGGCAGGCGGCCGAAGTCCGCTTCGATGTCCGCGAGCGAGCCGTAGACGTCCGTGCGCGGGTATTCGGGGTCGCTGGACTGCCACACCGGGATGGGAGAGCCCCAGTAGCGGTTGCGGCTGATGGACCAGTCGCGGGCGTTGGCGAGCCACTTGCCGAACTGGCCGTCCTTGACGTTGCCCGGGATCCAGTTGATGTCCTGGTTCAGCTCGGACATGCGGTCCTTGAACTTGGTGACCTCCACGTACCAGGAGGACACCGCACGGTAGATCAGGGGGTTGCGGCAGCGCCAGCAGTGCGGGTAGCTGTGCTCGTAGCTCGCCTGGCGGACCATGCGACCGTCGGCGCGCAGGACCTGGGTGATGGGCTTGTTGGCGTCGAAGACCTGCAGGCCCACGATCTCCGCCAGTTCCCCGTGTGCGAAGAGCGGCAGGAACTTGGCGCCCTCATCCACGGACAACACCACGGGGATGCCGGCGTCTTCACAGACCTTCTGGTCGTCTTCACCGAAGGCCGGAGCCTGGTGGACGATGCCCGTGCCGTCGGTGGTGGTGACATAGTCGGCCACCAGGATGCGCCAGGCGTTCTGAGTGCCGAACTTCTCGGCATCGGCAAAGTCGTTCCATAGCGGCGTGTACTCGAGGCCCTCGAGCTCGGCGCCGGTGTAGCTGGCGGTGACGGCGGCGGCCGCGGCAGCGGCGTCGTCGTACCCGAGGTCCTTGGCGTAGGCGCCCAGCAGGTCCGCGGCCAGCAGGAAGCTGCCGGTCACCGGCGCCTCCGAGGAGGCGGCCTTCAC contains:
- the ileS gene encoding isoleucine--tRNA ligase — translated: MTHYPKASAASSGTHGVSASVKFPEVEERILKYWDEDGTFQASIDQRDRDLPDGTPGSNEFVFYDGPPFANGLPHYGHLLTGYAKDLVGRYQTQRGKRVERRFGWDTHGLPAELEAMKQLGMTDKTQIEAMGIDKFNDACRASVMKYANEWKAYVTRQARWVDFDNDYKTLNVEYMESVLWAFKQLHEKGLTYNGYRVLPYCWKDETPLSNHELRMDDDVYKNRQDQTVTVTFPLKAGESDVSKALEGVQALAWTTTPWTLPTNLALAVGPEISYAVLPAGPNGVKAASSEAPVTGSFLLAADLLGAYAKDLGYDDAAAAAAAVTASYTGAELEGLEYTPLWNDFADAEKFGTQNAWRILVADYVTTTDGTGIVHQAPAFGEDDQKVCEDAGIPVVLSVDEGAKFLPLFAHGELAEIVGLQVFDANKPITQVLRADGRMVRQASYEHSYPHCWRCRNPLIYRAVSSWYVEVTKFKDRMSELNQDINWIPGNVKDGQFGKWLANARDWSISRNRYWGSPIPVWQSSDPEYPRTDVYGSLADIEADFGRLPLNNDGQVDLHRPFIDELTRPNPDDPRTPEEGQSVMRRVEDVLDVWFDSGSMPYGQVHYPFQNQDWFDTHNPADFIVEYIGQTRGWFYMLHILSTALFDRPAFRNVISHGIVLGSDGQKMSKSLRNYPDVSEVLDRDGSDAMRWFLMASPILRGGNLVVTEQGIRDGVRQVILPLWNVYSFFTLYTNAANGGSGYDAKLRYDGYADTMDQYLLANTGDLVRDITDKLDNYDISGACDDLRGYLDMLTNWYVRRSRQRFFDENTDAFDALYTALEAVCRVSAPLLPLISEEIWRGLTGGRSVHLADWPEAALFPANAPLVEAMDRVQQICSTGSSLRKAANLRVRLPLQEMTVVAPGADALESFGAVVADELNLRSVRLLDAATASPEEFGIEQKLVVNARAAGPRLGKNVQQAIKGSKSGDWSVNDAGVVTAGGLELEPQEYTLETVVAESATGVSASVAVLPGGGFVVLNTEVTPELAAEGLARDMVRAIQQARKDAGFNVSDRIHTTVLATHEVVDALRANAELVKNETLSLVLEPVVSGDATEPQITVNKVEA